In the Larus michahellis chromosome 6, bLarMic1.1, whole genome shotgun sequence genome, one interval contains:
- the LOC141745235 gene encoding G-protein coupled receptor 35-like, whose protein sequence is MNLSSCNITAYEIFPLVQLCVYIPVLVFGILLNVLALWVFCCKLSKWTETRVYMVNLAVADCFLLFTLPFKTFSQFHQLKVSRWCLVLEGGYFINRLMSISIITVVAADRYLAIKYPLKAKVLRSPLKAAFASGFLWIVIICVMSLIKKLEDRGEDELCFEKSSVKPSVITLCAIIIGFFIPLIILSYCSIQVIAELMRKKNEKYHKEKLIRKAVYIVSANMAVFIICFLPLYLGHLLRFVMDSISSNCSAIQRVNNFVHLASVFANTNCCLDAICYYFVNKEFKEASPKLAKSKSEASEEAEIQLPCITY, encoded by the coding sequence ATGAACCTCAGCAGCTGCAATATCACAGCCTATGAAATCTTTCCACTTGTCCAGCTGTGTGTTTACATCCCAGTTTTGGTTTTCGGCATTTTACTGAACGTGCTGGCGCTGTGGGTGTTCTGCTGCAAACTCAGCAAATGGACAGAAACCAGAGTATACATGGTCAACTTGGCTGTGGCTGACTGCTTCCTGCTCTTTactttgccttttaaaacttTCTCCCAGTTCCATCAGCTGAAGGTAAGTAGATGGTGCCTGGTTCTGGAAGGTGGCTATTTCATAAACCGCTTAATGAGCATCAGTATCATCACTGTCGTAGCAGCTGATAGGTACCTCGCAATCAAGTACCCTTTGAAAGCCAAGGTGCTGAGGTCACCGCTGAAGGCAGCTTTTGCCTCTGGATTTCTTTGGATAGTAATCATCTGTGTGATGTCCCTCATTAAAAAGTTAGAGGACCGAGGAGAAGATGaactttgctttgaaaaatcttcCGTTAAGCCCTCAGTGATCACACTGTGTGCGATTATCATAGGGTTTTTCATACCTTTGATCATCCTGAGTTATTGCTCCATACAAGTCATTGCAGAACTCATGAGAAAGAAGAATGAGAAGTATCACAAGGAAAAGTTAATCAGGAAGGCGGTCTACATCGTGTCTGCAAACATGGCTGTGTTCATCATATGCTTTTTACCTCTTTACCTCGGGCATCTCCTTCGCTTTGTAATGGACTCCATCAGCTCCAACTGCTCTGCAATACAGAGGGTTAATAATTTTGTTCACCTGGCCTCAGTCTTCGCCAACACAAACTGCTGCCTCGATGCTATTTGTTACTACTTCGTCAACAAGGAATTTAAGGAAGCATCTCCCAAGCTAGCAAAGTCCAAATCTGAAGCCAGTGAAGAAGCTGAAATTCAGCTCCCATGCATAACATATTAG